From Plasmodium brasilianum strain Bolivian I chromosome 3, whole genome shotgun sequence, the proteins below share one genomic window:
- a CDS encoding hypothetical protein (conserved Plasmodium protein), translated as MNHVNLCDYGKAKVYLWKTEKTSEKLFHEISNKIRSLYEKINYDDLFHHLYNYIKYINGSNNELFLRYEMPVCGCSINKNIQQEDYYFFNIFKNANYVKRNGNLSIRYIDLTDKNVKVDKVNFFSNVFMSIGVHELHEGDLLPGKAEPLAKRVHRKNKREKELAHRGGGRSGEKEAIKNNENANINSNENDGMNNDEDDVMTNDHSECFAHMSDKIINLLNSYNNIYFSNSCVFIQRVLVIPSSDKYNDLIMSKIMEMNENFLYTNRGGGMNRSSNNTFVNVPRGGSNPVKGIEEAKKVKGYKIEEHATRGYKEVEYTAKGHTAEDHTEDHISNMEDDFPLKGNLSILKKSPYYEAESMSVFRNMDSGCPSKDWNANDMETINEKYDGRRKNRRNLNNSENDKRNKECNKNMESIRSIHSFKLNKKYPSNFLRMFDTNISKNYNFVNANMYGRDMISSDECIFDYSLRRSSVKNSKDEYNNNAYFRNHNRMYMSNLNSADCTSNSDANDKGKKQSIEHFSFICNNFHNFKIIVFLPSIEKHFNIQYNKFFQAIILNVFYIFIFFLYDLLTKESIWKYMNTLIENMNYHQIVRSTKVGSESILEERKKKAHYYNRNNKLEKKTKLGRGNRLGLPYRLGAPVDRHKRTGVNHHFLVDEDEERYSLIEEKTFQLNKSYSNKDITTKLSSNERKNSFDNNIYINIKKYYNDVKTSILNRTSQIASREDGILHEGIYKTSKCSTYEEGNNLRKSSNYRGDQAIADEGRYAGDDDNKRYNCRTGCGGDDEVEGVEWKAEWKEEWKEEWKVEEEEKEKEKEEAKEEATEEEKLEYNKDDEKYNIGVAGSSGGEMDETDETDEMDEMDEMDEMDEMDEMDEMDEMDEMVEMDEMDEMVEMDEMVEMDYDEEESDQEDDADNSSGKKYERGTLVEAEKEEGRRRGSKRSSQSGSKRNNKENSKVKRRNNERNSEGEEFSRGPLSGEGVDGKTRRRRRVSEVKNYACRTKKKEGDIYLLLGSPLDSLEIYMDCYEISKMQEDYIYEGNIIFCIILSIYLYIVQNWGHFCKLNNNENYPFKFPEIIDNVLLQTYDKLLPSKYSNYTNFFFDTSYSGSTKEKLYNNYHHNFHFSLYNTELNNDGTVSVSKNIHSFIHLLNYSERGEEDLPLGENSKDCYYYFFNVLIKPHNILLYLISFIEYKLNEVLSTIQAAAIASTLEPSYMTVTTSVSITSTSSSAYVQEHFCDYLLCYLKYLLMIKRKNLIFHITSKYSHVIERLNHHLYIKFYLELSLVYKYIGAFRKFSFTIYILCLCFFVIKKYYVSYFLLNNVLPFFNLPRIHLNFNYKKESEDGEIGKNQNNRNTMVSDIITSPPLEDNLSIFYSYMNSVFATREDKMNVPIHWLRKAEEAKDKLEAASRDGPNGVQKNNRSNSALRGICGSNRRSNSVNEPFPFGGNVNNDDRMHSGGRTGGIPKDSTPKGGVYPKEIDYAEEKSKSNLSRSHSSSIVEGEQGRTRSPSTMEVDGEGRKDRKDKIDKIDKKDKKDKIDKKDKIDKIDKIDKIDKNDKIDKKDKKDKKDKIDTRITQPLQCGYAKCPTEGRGKDLYMYRMLKNLSKCSYSYSLKRLLDFCSREINSKSILHLNKHVGKLQIYKKNKKKSNPSLQYAILCFLISVLNEINFEEEYVFSNLLMLLFLNKYLSKEKQKEILYTIYETLSKKKKYISFPPFITLIIDEKRKKKNRNYLNKLDQRGDKQFNDMIWDFSSSDSLSTHSYDISSSVSSTSSDVLVPLSHMDSRKKSLNEERIAKQKMLFRKRKEDFEKENKLHFLCGFTEGRCSSLPVLVNIAYANVSHNDEKVFKKVEPTNGGEEGVGVREEENENGIDQEDKHGDGNHRSNHYDNQDELTPNRYKDVFKYNPFNEKEKNIRIQNMCAVNEIKNVVVTLKNILSVNLVLNNVTIISSGVAIENYPTSIILLAKKKNRLTNVQLAFKPKETGMLFLLGISYCISYLHFDQYLLYDTSILRKFFMDQDFFRHYGKGDFQGEMEKCPDHVQDGSMAGGGLPEVSEVIGEKNDPEKGTTNNASNYAYNNASIYASIYASNYASNYASNYASNYVSNYESNYESNYASNYASSIAPGSGAREAKQYPPYSNGQCEGEQGKGNSDHGASKRTLQNKIKLLNYVFKLSNICSVFVIDNYFALKSEIKLFNFSKYIDIEPLLNDKSYLKKFCVTSMGVNEAECRAKGRDGSSDKCISGSSDNCRDGGSMISGVKGEREASQKDSEEETWINKQSNEGKRNQHDKSADNMCGSDRILGKNHTNCENHVRNVCNVNDARNVSSCVDKVSYEGTNEAVKGGEPKSLWMSERKRDKEKSPPLNYAFQKGRTHYKREFFINENAQELSEPLSPSALSSKSTLSLSISSTLESPISSDAPSEIASLLPAESFSCVTDERMIQGGSLKNGQLQKEPFVNVDKPDGYYYDMKGKQKGKSTGKSTGKSTGKSTGKSEYKSRSNCKRKNNDKGGGINNGRSCSSVKEIRDDVNDNHYFSSDVRYSELLEGEIKFLCLILENVSNVNINYVNIKVVYRNRELGDYFIKFYFDKSFYIKNKYENSKEHIVKVAEGDTLKVMKNCSLYIPIRCIGSILINECDVNIIYSTYKNSLYYSVQKLNLKMNVRRNIIIEHMYYFPYVSFNYRDILNQLLNTNYYSSDAFRRLAMVKGVSDDISGSGGATTSAAAAAAATATAATAATATAATATTATATTATATTATATTATTTAATASSPFANNSEQAIYDISYLRGRSLEYKDINIENYFETDKARKDSAAGARCYPEKRYTDKARLSSASRRRSTHSNANSARCVTMGSELVGIYKLLSNTSKFDVSDNFRMIEKLYEYNENLNICTDHKYIFLELYIKNYSGYVNYCKTKKLKRRPMCIVDKENNSSKWVLWFKRIKRKKNIVFKNEEEIIKYFLQYLDIYVYLTYSRHKKVGILSVYSSYLNSIHIHKKKISDFFFNLKKDNKSHEKEAHDTNDEVDKQQYDEYNEENKISRSLYANDKKKYKRNRSPRFRNHYKRETFFCSNTLNFPTSFLNNEDKKRTCEQRTLGGKQDEVLENKSNASSRNFTIGHIGAYLKRSHWGSDDEEEQNSDEDEDYNDHYDRCDDRCDDRCDDRCDDRCDDRCDDRCDDRSDEYQGDNHDDQPDGTYKESHPLQPSMNKLFQKNIVNDMFYPYVLLRPKFYNCKKRNSVIIPKCSKTLDFSNLKKIGIKKKYFESKVNDFFFVKISIKNLSSIDLGEYTLLIFPSNLNCIKIIGKLDKHGFLGEQTVPLCPLNKHNKAKYRKKDSYLLHSFKVYSMFPGKVFFYISIYFHAIHTLLFHHEPVLVTIV; from the coding sequence ATGAATCATGTGAATTTGTGTGACTACGGGAAAGCAAAGGTTTACCTGTGGAAAACCGAAAAAACAAgcgaaaaattatttcatgaAATTTCGAATAAGATAAGAAGTttgtatgaaaaaataaactacgatgatttatttcatcatttatataattatataaaatacattaacgGAAGTAACAATGAATTGTTTTTACGATATGAAATGCCTGTATGTGGGTgttcaataaataaaaacatacaaCAAGaggattattatttttttaatatatttaaaaatgcaaaTTATGTAAAGAGGAATGGTAATCTTTCCATTCGTTATATCGATTTGACAGATAAAAATGTCAAAGTAGACAaggttaattttttttcaaatgtcTTTATGTCAATAGGAGTTCATGAGTTACATGAAGGGGATCTACTCCCGGGGAAGGCCGAGCCCTTGGCAAAAAGGGTACATAGAAAGAATAAACGGGAGAAAGAACTAGCACACAGGGGAGGGGGTAGAAGTGGGGAAAAGGAAGCGATCAAGAATAACGAGAATGCCAACATCAATAGTAACGAGAATGACGGAATGAACAATGACGAGGATGACGTGATGACTAATGACCACAGTGAGTGCTTTGCCCACATGAGTGACAAGATAATAAACTTGTTAAACTcgtacaataatatatatttcagcAACAGCTGTGTGTTTATACAACGCGTATTAGTCATTCCGTCTTCCGACAAATACAATGATTTGATTATGTcaaaaataatggaaatgAACGAGAATTTCCTGTACACGAATAGAGGCGGTGGCATGAATCGAAGTAGTAACAACACGTTTGTCAATGTACCGAGGGGTGGTTCGAACCCGGTAAAGGGGATCGAAGAGGCGAAGAAGGTGAAGGGATATAAGATAGAAGAACATGCGACAAGGGGGTATAAGGAAGTGGAGTATACGGCAAAAGGGCATACAGCAGAGGATCACACGGAGGACCATATATCTAATATGGAGGATGATTTCCCTTTGAAGGGGAATTTGTCAATTTTGAAGAAATCGCCATACTACGAAGCGGAAAGCATGTCAGTATTTCGAAACATGGATTCTGGTTGTCCTTCCAAGGATTGGAATGCCAATGATATGGAGACCATCAATGAGAAGTATGATGGGAGGAGGAAGAACAGAAGGAATCTAAACAACAGTGAGAATGATAAAAGGAACAAGGAgtgcaataaaaatatggagAGTATTAGGAGTATTCATAGTTTTAAATTGAACAAGAAGTATccatcaaattttttaaggaTGTTTGATACAAATATTTCTAAGAACTATAATTTCGTTAATGCAAATATGTATGGGAGGGATATGATTTCATCGGATGAATGCATTTTTGATTATTCACTTAGACGGAGTAGTGTCAAAAATAGTAaagatgaatataataataatgcttATTTTCGTAATCATAATAGAATGTACATGAGTAATCTAAACTCAGCAGACTGTACGTCTAATTCAGATGCAAATGATAAAGGGAAAAAACAATCCATCGAGCATTTCtcttttatatgtaataatttccataattttaaaatcatCGTTTTTTTACCATCCATAGAAAAACATTTCAACattcaatataataaattttttcaagcaattattttaaatgtgttTTACATCTTTATCTTCTTTCTATACGATCTGTTAACTAAGGAAAGTATATGGAAATACATGAACACACtaattgaaaatatgaattatcaTCAAATCGTTAGGAGTACCAAGGTGGGCAGTGAAAGTATACTTGAagagaggaaaaaaaaggcgcattattataatagaaataataaattagaaaaaaagacaaaattaGGTAGGGGTAATAGGTTAGGTCTTCCATACAGACTAGGTGCACCAGTAGATCGACATAAAAGAACAGGAGTGAATCATCATTTTTTGGTCGATGAGGACGAGGAGAGATACTCACTTATTGAGGAAAAGACTTTTCAGTTGAACAAGAGTTACAGtaataaagatataacaACGAAATTAAGTTCAAATGAACGTAAAAATAGTTTtgataacaatatatatataaatataaaaaaatattacaacgATGTGAAGACAAGCATATTAAATAGAACAAGTCAAATTGCTTCCAGGGAAGACGGCATATTGCATGAGGGTATTTACAAAACTTCGAAATGCAGCACGTATGAGGAGGGGAACAATCTTCGGAAGAGCAGCAACTACCGGGGGGATCAGGCCATCGCTGATGAGGGCAGGTATGCGGGGGATGATGATAACAAACGTTACAACTGCCGCACAGGGTGCGGTGGTGATGATGAAGTGGAGGGGGTGGAATGGAAGGCGGAATGGAAGGAGGAATGGAAGGAGGAATGGAAGGTGGAAGAGGAGgagaaagagaaagagaaagaagaAGCGAAAGAGGAAGCGACagaggaagaaaaattagaatACAACAAGgatgatgaaaaatataacattggCGTAGCAGGATCCTCTGGGGGGGAAATGGACGAGACGGACGAGACAGACGAGATGGACGAGATGGACGAGATGGACGAGATGGACGAGATGGACGAGATGGACGAGATGGACGAGATGGACGAGATGGTCGAGATGGACGAGATGGACGAGATGGTCGAGATGGACGAGATGGTCGAGATGGACTATGACGAGGAAGAGTCAGACCAAGAGGACGATGCAGATAACAGCTCGGGGAAAAAGTATGAAAGAGGAACATTGGTAGAAGCGGAAAAGGAAGAGGGAAGAAGAAGGGGCAGTAAGAGGAGTAGCCAGAGCGGTAGCAAGAGGAATAATAAGGAGAATAGCAAAGTGAAAAGGAGGAACAACGAAAGGAACAGTGAGGGGGAGGAATTTTCAAGGGGTCCACTTTCGGGGGAGGGGGTGGATGGAAAAACGAGGAGAAGGAGAAGAGTGTCGGAGGTAAAGAACTATGCATGtcgaacaaaaaaaaaagaaggagatatatatttgcttttGGGTAGTCCTCTTGATTCTCtggaaatatatatggattGTTATGAAATAAGTAAGATGCAAGaggattatatatatgaaggaaacattatattttgcattattttgtctatatatttatatatagtcCAGAATTGGGGGCACTTCTGTAAATTGAACAATAATGAGAATTATCCTTTCAAATTTCCAGAAATAATAGATAATGTATTGTTACAAACATATGATAAGTTATTACCAAGTAAATATAGTAActatacaaatttttttttcgataCGTCATATAGTGGTTCAACAAAGGAGAAACTGTACAATAATTATCatcataattttcatttttcattgtaTAATACGGAATTAAATAATGATGGAACAGTAAGtgtaagtaaaaatattcattcctttatacatttattaaattatagtGAAAGAGGAGAAGAAGATTTACCTCTAGGTGAAAATAGTAAAGACTGttactactatttttttaatgtgcTTATAAAAcctcataatatattattatatctaATTAGTTTTATAGAATACAAACTGAACGAAGTCCTATCAACCATACAAGCAGCTGCAATAGCATCGACATTAGAACCATCATACATGACTGTAACTACGTCCGTTAGTATTACTTCTACCTCTTCATCTGCATATGTACAAGAGCATTTTTGCGATTATTTGCTCtgttatttgaaatatttattaatgataaagagaaaaaatcttatatttcatattactAGCAAATATTCACATGTAATAGAAAGGTTAAAtcatcatttatatataaaattttatcttGAATTATCacttgtatataaatatattggtGCCTTcagaaaattttcttttaccaTTTACATTCTATGTCTAtgcttttttgttattaagaaatattatgtatcttattttcttctaaataatgttttacccttttttaatttaccaCGAATACATCTAAactttaattataaaaaggaatCAGAGGACGGAGAGATAGGAAAAAATCAGAATAATAGAAATACCATGGTCAGTGATATTATAACATCTCCTCCACTGGAAGATAATctatccattttttattcttacatGAACAGTGTATTTGCTACCAGAGAGGACAAAATGAACGTCCCTATCCACTGGTTGAGGAAAGCCGAAGAGGCAAAAGACAAACTTGAAGCAGCTTCTAGAGATGGACCAAACGGAGTACAAAAAAACAATCGTTCGAATAGTGCACTACGCGGCATATGTGGAAGTAATCGAAGAAGTAACAGCGTGAATGAACCTTTTCCATTCGGGGGTAACGTGAACAATGATGATAGGATGCACAGCGGTGGGCGCACAGGGGGAATACCAAAGGATAGCACACCTAAAGGGGGGGTATACCCAAAGGAAATAGACTATGCAGAAGAGAAGTCAAAGTCAAATTTAAGCCGATCTCACTCGAGCAGCATCGTGGAAGGGGAGCAGGGACGAACACGCAGCCCGAGTACCATGGAGGTAGACGGGGAAGGCAGAAAAGACAGGAAAGACAAGATAGACAAGATAGACAAGAAAGACAAGAAAGACAAGATAGACAAGAAAGACAAGATAGACAAGATAGACAAGATAGACAAGATAGACAAGAATGACAAGATAGACAAGAAAGATAAGAAAGATAAGAAAGACAAGATAGACACACGAATAACACAACCCTTACAATGTGGCTATGCTAAGTGCCCCACTGAAGGTCGGGGGAAAGACTTGTACATGTACAGGATGCTAAAGAATTTGTCCAAATGCTCGTACTCGTATAGTCTGAAGAGGCTGTTAGATTTCTGCTCGCGAGAAATAAACAGTAAAAGCATTCTACATCTGAACAAACATGTGGGTAAACTAcagatttataaaaaaaataaaaaaaaaagcaatcCTTCCTTACAGTATGcaattctttgttttttaatttcagtGTTGAAcgaaataaattttgaagAAGAATATGTTTTCTCGAATTTgttaatgttattatttttgaataaatatttatcaaaaGAAAAGCAGAAAGAAATACTGTACACTATATATGAAacattaagtaaaaaaaaaaagtatatatcttttcctccatttattacattaataatagatgagaaaagaaaaaaaaaaaatcgaaattatttgaataaattaGATCAAAGAGGAGACAAACAGTTCAACGATATGATATGGGATTTCTCTTCCTCTGATTCGTTATCTACACACTCATATGATATTTCATCCTCTGTTTCGTCTACATCATCCGATGTATTAGTACCCTTGTCACATATGGACTCTCGAAAGAAGTCATTAAATGAAGAACGTATAGCTAAACAGAAGATGTTGTTTAGAAAAAGGAAGGAAgattttgaaaaagaaaataaattgcaCTTTTTGTGTGGATTCACAGAAGGAAGGTGTTCCTCATTACCAGTGTTAGTGAACATCGCTTATGCTAACGTGAGTCATAACGATGAAAAGGTATTCAAGAAGGTTGAACCAACAAATGGGGGAGAGGAAGGAGTGGGTGTGAGGGAGGAAGAGAACGAGAATGGGATTGATCAGGAAGATAAGCACGGTGATGGAAATCATCGTAGCAATCATTATGATAATCAGGACGAGCTAACCCCGAACAGGTACAAAGATGTTTTCAAGTATAACCCATTTAacgaaaaagagaaaaatataagaattcAAAATATGTGTGCTGTGAATGAAATAAAGAATGTCGTTGTAACGCTAAAAAACATCTTATCAGTTAATCTagttttaaataatgtaacTATAATATCGTCAGGGGTAGCTATCGAAAATTATCCAACAAGTATAATACttttagcaaaaaaaaaaaatcgttTAACCAACGTGCAACTAGCTTTTAAACCAAAAGAAACCGGGATGCTCTTCCTTCTTGGCATTTCATACTGCATCAGCTACTTACATTTTGACCAGTACCTTTTGTACGATACCTCCATTTTgcgtaaattttttatggaTCAAGATTTTTTTCGGCACTACGGAAAAGGGGATTTCCAGGGGGAGATGGAAAAATGCCCTGACCATGTTCAGGACGGATCAATGGCGGGAGGAGGACTTCCCGAAGTGAGCGAGGTAATAGGGGAGAAGAATGACCCGGAGAAGGGCACCACCAATAACGCTTCTAATTATGCTTATAATAATGCTTCTATTTATGCTTCTATTTACGCTTCTAATTACGCATCTAATTACGCATCTAATTACGCATCTAATTACGTATCTAATTACGAATCTAATTACGAATCTAATTACGCATCTAATTACGCTTCGAGTATCGCTCCGGGTAGCGGCGCGCGTGAGGCCAAGCAGTACCCTCCCTATTCAAATGGTCAATGTGAGGGTGAGCAGGGAAAAGGAAATTCAGACCACGGTGCAAGTAAAAGAACGCTgcagaacaaaataaaattgttgaATTACGTTTTCAAGTTGTCCAACATATGTTCAGTATTTGTTATAGACAATTATTTTGCCCTGAAATCAGagataaaactttttaattttagtaaGTACATCGACATTGAGCCTTTGCTTAATGACAAATCGTATTTGAAAAAGTTTTGTGTAACTTCTATGGGAGTGAACGAGGCGGAGTGTAGAGCGAAAGGTAGAGATGGGAGCAGTGATAAGTGTATAAGTGGAAGTAGTGACAACTGCAGAGATGGGGGTAGCATGATAAGCGGAGTGAAGGGCGAACGAGAAGCTTCCCAAAAAGACAGTGAAGAAGAAACATGGATCAACAAACAGAGCAATGAGGGGAAAAGGAATCAACATGATAAGAGTGCAGATAATATGTGTGGTAGTGACAGAATCCTAGGAAAAAATCATACGAATTGTGAGAACCATGTAAGAAATGTATGCAATGTGAACGATGCACGCAATGTGAGTAGCTGTGTTGATAAAGTAAGCTATGAGGGTACTAATGAAGCGGTGAAAGGGGGGGAACCGAAGTCCCTTTGGATGagtgaaagaaaaagagataaaGAGAAGAGCCCCCCTTTAAATTATGCTTTTCAGAAAGGTCGTACTCACTATAAAAGAGAGTtctttataaatgaaaatgctCAGGAGTTGTCGGAACCCCTTTCCCCCTCAGCATTGTCATCCAAGTCAACCTTATCCTTATCCATCTCATCGACACTAGAATCGCCGATATCGTCAGATGCACCATCAGAAATAGCATCTCTGTTACCAGCTGAGTCTTTTTCTTGTGTAACGGACGAGAGGATGATCCAAGGAGgatcattaaaaaatggaCAGTTACAGAAGGAGCCATTCGTGAATGTGGATAAACCGGACGGGTATTACTACGATATGAAGGGGAAGCAAAAGGGTAAAAGTACAGGTAAAAGTACAGGTAAGAGTACAGGTAAGAGTACAGGTAAGAGTGAATATAAAAGTAGGAGTAACTGTAAAAGAAAGAACAATGACAAAGGAGGTGGCATAAACAATGGAAGGAGTTGTTCCAGTGTTAAGGAAATTAGGGATGACGTGAATGATAACCACTATTTTTCCAGTGATGTACGATATTCCGAGTTATTAGAAGgagaaataaaattcttatgtctaattttagaaaatgtaagtaatgtaaacataaattatgtaaacaTTAAAGTGGTGTATAGGAACAGAGAACTGGGagattattttataaaattttattttgacaaatcgttttatataaaaaataaatacgaaAATAGCAAGGAACATATCGTAAAGGTAGCTGAAGGAGATACATTAAAGGTTATGAAGAATTGCTCTCTTTATATTCCTATAAGGTGTATAGGatcaattttaataaatgagtgtgatgttaatattatttattcgaCTTACAAGAATAGTCTTTATTACTCTGTGCAAAAGTTGAATCTAAAAATGAATGTTCgtagaaatataataattgagCATATGTATTACTTTCCATATGTTAGTTTTAATTATAGGGATATACTTAACCAGCTGTTGAACACCAACTATTACAGCTCAGACGCCTTTCGCAGGTTGGCCATGGTTAAGGGGGTAAGCGATGACATAAGTGGTAGCGGGGGTGCGACTACTTCTGCTGCTGCTGCTGCTgctgctactgctactgctgCTACCGCTGCTACTGCTACCGCTGCTACTGCTACCACTGCTACTGCTACCACTGCTACTGCTACCACTGCTACCGCTACTACCGCTACTACTACCGCTGCTACTGCTTCATCCCCTTTTGCTAATAACAGTGAACAGGCAATATACGATATAAGCTACCTAAGAGGAAGAAGCCTTGAGTATAAAGATATCAATATAGAGAACTACTTTGAAACGGATAAGGCACGCAAGGACAGTGCCGCTGGTGCTAGGTGTTACCCTGAGAAGCGTTACACAGATAAGGCAAGATTAAGTTCAGCAAGTAGGAGGAGAAGCACTCATAGTAATGCAAACAGTGCTAGGTGTGTTACCATGGGGAGTGAACTTGTGGGTATATACAAGCTCCTGAGTAACACTAGCAAATTTGACGTGTCCGATAACTTCAGAATGATTGAAAAATTGTATGAGTATAATGAAAACCTAAACATATGTACGGATCACAAATACATATTCCTCGaattgtacataaaaaattatagtggttatgttaattattgtaaaacgaaaaaattaaaaagacgACCAATGTGTATTGTtgataaggaaaataattcAAGTAAGTGGGTTTTATggtttaaaagaataaaaagaaaaaaaaatatagtttttaaaaatgaagaagaaataataaagtacTTCTTACAATATCttgatatatatgtttatttgaCTTATTCCAGACATAAAAAGGTAGGAATCTTAAGTGTATACAGTTCTTACTTGaatagtatacatatacacaaaaaaaaaataagcgattttttttttaatcttaaaAAGGACAATAAGTCACACGAGAAGGAGGCACACGATACTAATGATGAAGTAGACAAACAACAATATGATGAATATAatgaggaaaataaaatttcacGTTCTTTGTATGCgaatgataaaaagaaatacaaaaGAAATAGATCTCCTCGATTTCGTAATCACTACAAGAGAGAAACATT